From Scylla paramamosain isolate STU-SP2022 chromosome 18, ASM3559412v1, whole genome shotgun sequence, one genomic window encodes:
- the LOC135108949 gene encoding uncharacterized protein LOC135108949 — MAARRVEMFLLSRSVHDLYTLTKEELCSVAERFQVELKSKKKEEMQAELKNALVERSWFENDGGESEDNDEESVGEVVKEAVLGSTLLCPDVYRERFRRTTKRPGDTYLGMTREVILKLDRWLKAEEATTLEEVKGVIQMEQFMSQMPLSVRCELASHDVKDVMEAGRRADKYCAVRGMNGDEHHEGRKPFSSRNDGHQRYKNDSQMSSTSVHRSNQPRPNNYSFPHTYTMPPPADHNMRSAPYGSRPRSITYYQKGSGDEGAVKCLGCGSSGHRKFQCPKGRPKPVGAVAAQRDLIKYVENMNAEIQEEPPKDEGFEHFTSKGTVKVEGSPEKVIRILRDTGANQSLILSSVLPWNEETSTGREVSCKGAGGQFSIPLHKVWLDCGYVTGEVTVGVKEALPVDGVDMLVGNDLAGGRVIPKLQMVDNPLIGMTETTTPAAVPHSTDGEAEVPELFPVCAVTRAMARKERMDAEGATQEDEGLGVLFEEPDEKGTNPECASGGPVVGQVGPNLDFLVEKNELIKVQESDESLKSAWNEANRLGELDNEYVGYYVNNGVLMRSWRPLTAPTSDHWMVKRQIVVPWVYRKKILEMAHEGNLAGHLGVRKTLGKILCHFYWPRVRGDVKEFCKTCGLCQKVGKPNQVIRPAPLHPIPVVEEPFSKVVIDCVGPLPRTRRGNQYLLTIMCMSSRFPEAIPLRSINSKNIVRELVKFFSWVGIPKVLQSDQGSNFTSRAFKEILRGLKIEQRLSSAYHPQSQGCVERFHQTLKNTLRMYCEEMSVQWDEALPLALFALRDSVQESTGFSPFELVYGHEVNGPLRMVKEKWLGVEEPHTVVKYVSDFKDRLRRAREIARENLKNSQSEMKGWYDKKARARSFQPGDKVLVLFPLQGDPFKARFSGPWEIERKMSDVNYIVKTPGRKKKNQLCHVNMLKPFHERDRENGDDVVGGVRAVSVVNVTTEAEEKWSEVKLSRCEGMVLENSAVLGNLNDKLWHMELEKRERIREIIERFSSLFPDAPRKTNVVVHDVDVGEAEPIKQHPYRVNPQKREIMRKEVEYMLEHDLIEPSESPWSSPCVLVPKPGQESFRFCTDYRKVNMVTKPDAYPIPRVDDCIDHVGSANFITKIDLLKGYWQVGLTERAKAISAFATMDGLYQYKVLPFGMKNSGSSFQRLMNRVLKGLKGCSVYIDDILLYTESWEEHVQLLEEVFRRLDDANLTVNLAKSNFVQADVEYLGFKVGKGEVRTVEAKVKDIDYSLEIHHVKGSENIIADALSRAPPSREAS, encoded by the exons ATGGCCGCTAGACGTGTTGAGATGTTCCTTCTGTCGAGAAGTGTGCATGATCTGTACACACTAACCAAGGAGGAATTATGTTCAGTGGCTGAGAGGTTTCAAGTGgagttgaaatccaagaaaaaggaggaaatgcaggcggagttaaaaaatgctcttgtggagaggagctggtttgaaaatgatggtggtgaaagtgaggataatgatgaggagaGTGTAGGGGAAG TGGTAAAGGAAGCGGTGTTGGGATCAACCCTTCTATGTCCGGATGTGTACCGGGAAAGGTTCCGCAGGACGACAAAACGCCCAGGTGATACTTATCTCGGGATGACTCGAGAGGTTATCCTTAAACTGGATCGGTGGCTGAAGGCCGAGGAAGCCACTACGCTTGAAGAGGTAAAAGGAGTTATACAGATGGAACAATTTATGAGCCAAATGCCCCTCAGTGTAAGATGTGAGCTCGCATCACACGACGTGAAAGACGTGATGGAAGCCGGACGCAGAGCTGACAAGTACTGTGCGGTCCGTGGGATGAACGGAGATGAACACCATGAAGGGAGGAAGCCATTCTCCAGCAGAAATGATGGTCATCAGAGATATAAGAATGACAGTCAGATGAGCTCGACATCAGTCCACAGATCAAACCAGCCCCGCCCTAACAACTATagttttccccacacttacaccaTGCCCCCGCCAGCCGACCACAACATGAGGTCTGCGCCCTATGGGAGTAGGCCCAGGAGCATTACCTATTACCAGAAGGGTAGTGGGGATGAAGGTGCAGTTAAGTGCCTTGGATGTGGAAGTAGCGGGCATAGGAAGTTCCAGTGTCCGAAGGGACGGCCGAAGCCAGTGGGAGCAGTTGCCGCCCAAAGAGACCTGATAAAGTATGTGGAGAATATGAAtgcagagatacaagaggagccGCCGAAAGATGAGGGCTTTGAGCACTTCACCAGTAAGGGCAcagtgaaagtggagggaagcccAGAGAAGGTGATCAGAATCCTTCGGGATACGGGAGCTAACCAGAGTCTGATCTTAAGTAGTGTACTCCCATGGAATGAGGAGACCAGCACTGGCAGAGAGGTCTCATGCAAGGGTGCAGGGGGCCAGTTCAGTATTCCCCTGCACAAAGTTTGGCTGGACTGTGGATACGTCACtggagaggtgacggtgggagtgaaggaggcactgcCCGTAGATGGAGTGGATATGCTGGTTGGGAACGACCTGGCTGGAGGTCGAGTTATCCCTAAACTTCAGATGGTAGACAACCCTCTGATAGGGATGACGGAAACCACCACTCCAGCAGCAGTCCCTCACTCAACAGATGGGGAAGCAGAGGTGCCtgaattgttcccagtctgCGCAGTGACCCGAGCGATGGCCCGGAAAGAACGCATGGACGCCGAGGGAGCAACGCAGGAGGACGAAGGCCTGGGCGTTCTGTTTGAGGaacctgatgaaaaaggaaCTAACCCGGAGTGCGCGAGTGGTGGACCGGTTGTAGGTCAGGTGGGGCCCAACCTTGATTTTCTGGTAGAAAAGAACGAGTTGATAAAAGTTCAGGAGAGTGATGAAAGCTTGAAGTCTGCTTGGAATGAGGCTAACAGGCTGGGTGAGCTTGACAATGAGTACGTGGGCTACTACGTGAATAACGGGGTATTAATGAGAAGTTGGAGGCCCCTGACAGCCCCAACCTCCGATCACTGGATGGTGAAAAGGCAGATTGTGGTGCCATGggtgtataggaagaaaattttggagATGGCACACGAAGGTAATCTGGCAGGACACCTGGGGGTCAGAAAAACCCTAGGAAAGATCCTGTGTCATTTTTACTGGCCTAGAGTGAGGGGTGATGTGAAAGAGTTTTGTAAAACTTGTGGTTTGTGTCAGAAGGTGGGCAAGCCGAACCAGGTGATTCGCCCTGCCCCCCTTCACCCTATACCTGTGGTCGAGGAACCATTCAGTAAGGTGGTGATAGACTGTGTAGGTCCTTTACCAAGGACCCGGAGGGGGAACCAGTACTTGCTGACTATTATGTGTATGTCATCCAGGTTTCCTGAGGCCATTCCCCTCAGGAGTATAAACTCTAAAAACATTGTGAGAGAACTGGTGAAATTTTTCTCCTGGGTGGGAATCCCTAAGGTGTTGCAGTCAGACCAGGgaagtaatttcacttctcGTGCGTTCAAGGAAATCCTAAGGGGTCTAAAGATTGAACAGAGACTGTCGAGTGCTTATCACCCTCAGTCTCAGGGTTGTGTAGAAAGATTTCACcaaactctcaaaaacactctcaggatgtattgtgaggagatgagtgttcAGTGGGATGAGGCATTGCCACTAGCCTTATTCGCGTTAAGGGACAGTGTGCAGGAGTCAACTGGTTTCAGCCCATTTGAGTTAGTGTATGGCCATGAGGTGAACGGTCCTTtaaggatggtgaaagaaaaatggttaggaGTAGAGGAGCCTCATACTGTGGTGAAATATGTATCTGATTTCAAGGACAGATTGAGGAGAGCTAGGGAAATTGCTCgggaaaatctgaaaaatagtcagagtgaaatgaaaggctGGTATGACAAGAAGGCGAGGGCCAGATCTTTCCAGCCTGGGGACAAGGTCTTGGTTCTTTTCCCATTGCAGGGTGATCCTTTCAAAGCCAGGTTCAGCGGGCCTtgggagattgagagaaaaatgagtgatgtaaattacattgtaaaaactccagggaggaagaaaaagaaccagtTGTGTCATGTAAACATGCTGAAGCCATTTCACgaaagggacagagaaaatggagatgatgtagtaggaggagtaagagctgtgagtgttgtaaatgtaaccactgaggcggaggagaagtgGTCTGAAGTGAAATTGAGCAGGTGTGAAGGGATGGTGCTAGAGAACTCAGCTGTGTTAGGGAATTTAAATGATAAACTGTGGCACATGGagctggagaagagggagaggattagGGAGATAATTGAAAGGTTCAGTTCTTTGTTCCCTGATGCACCTAGAAAAACTAATGTGGTGGTGCACGATGTGGATGTTGGGGAGGCTGAACCCATCAAACAGCATCCCTACAGAGTTAACCCGCAGAAAAGAGAGATcatgagaaaagaagtagagtaTATGCTGGAACACGACTTGATTGAGCCCAGTGAGAGCCCATGGAGCTCGCCATGTGTACTGGTGCCCAAGCCTGGTCAAGAGAGTTTTCGTTTCTGTACGGACTACAGGAAGGTTAacatggtgacaaaacctgatgCTTACCCTATCCCTAGAGTTGATGACTGTATAGATCATGTGGGAAGTGCcaacttcataacaaaaattgaCTTGTTAAAGGGATATTGGCAAGTAGGACTCACTGAGAGGGCAAAAGCCATATCAGCTTTTGCCACCATGGATGGATTATACCAGTATAAAGTTCTTCCGTTTGGGATGAAGAACAGTGGGAGTTCTTTTCAGAGGTTAATGAACAGAGTACTGAAGGGCTTGAAGGGATGTTCTGTGTACATAGATGACATATTGTTGTACACTGAGAGTTGGGAAGAACATGtgcagctgctggaggaagtATTCAGGAGGCTGGATGATGCCAACCTTACTGTCAACTTAGCAAAAAGTAATTTCGTGCAAGCTGACGTGGAGTACTTAGGCTTCAAGGTTgggaaaggtgaagtgagaaccgTGGAAGCCAAGGTGAAGGACATT GACTATAGCTTAGAGATTCACCATGTGAAAGGCAGTGAGAATATTATTGCCGATGCCTTGTCCCGCGCACCGCCTAGTCGTGAGGCATCCTAa
- the LOC135108972 gene encoding glucoside xylosyltransferase 2-like isoform X3, with product MRFLYKVLCVLAVVAMVVPLLTRLPHEPLTASFHSKATTEEPEFAIVVCRDKNDSEKDATGFQRQLRQISVLLKSAASLTSETLIFNIVADSYATYETVTNLTASWPAAYRERVVFDEFKEVFYPPGAEDMMNMFRLCATERLFLAQTFEDKDAVVFLDTDTLFLMPPENLWRKVYEFNPHQVIGIAPCLYMYGPRFKKFPTYGSSGLNAGVLVMNLTRLRAFEGGWTENIMHILDKYKTKLSLADQDILNILFSNKTTAKHLYELGCEWNYREKLCSKGRNKCKRAQQLGVGLLHGAALTFVNDKEQKFQVWL from the exons ATGAGGTTTCTGTATAAGGTGTTGTGCGTGCTGGctgtggtggcgatggtggtgccTCTACTCACCAGACTACCACACGAGCCTCTCACCGCCTCATTCCACAGCAAGG CAACCACTGAAGAGCCTGAGTTTGCCATCGTGGTCTGccgtg ATAAGAATGACAGTGAAAAGGATGCAACGGGTTTCCAGAGACAGCTTCGCCAAATCTCTGTTCTCCTGAAGTCTGCAGCTTCTCTCACCTCCGAAACTCTGAT ATTCAACATCGTGGCGGATTCCTACGCGACGTACGAGACAGTGACGAACCTCACCGCGAGCTGGCCCGCCGCCTACAG AGAACGCGTAGTGTTCGATGAGTTCAAGGAAGTGTTCTACCCGCCCGGTGCTGAGGACATGATGAACATGTTTCGGCTGTGCGCCACGGAGAGGTTGTTTCTGGCGCAGACCTTCGAGGACAAGGACGCCGTGGTGTTCCTGGACACGGACACACTCTTCCTCATGCCCCCCGAGAACCTCTGGCGTAAAGTGTACGAATTCAACCCCCACCAGGTCATTGGCATCGCGCCCTGCCTCTACATGTATGGCCCGAGATTCAAGAAA TTCCCCACGTACGGGTCGAGTGGCCTCAACGCTGGAGTGCTCGTGATGAACCTAACCAGGTTGCGGGCCTTCGAAGGCGGCTGGACAGAAAACATTATGCATATCTTGGACAAGTACAAGACCAAGCTGAGTCTCGCAGACCAGGACATCCTCAACATTCTCTTCAGTAATAAG ACCACGGCCAAGCATCTGTACGAGCTGGGGTGTGAGTGGAACTACCGGGAGAAGCTGTGTTCCAAGGGCAGAAACAAGTGCAAGCGTGCCCAACAGCTCGGGGTGGGTCTGCTGCACGGGGCTGCCCTCACCTTTGTCAACGACAAGGAGCAGAAATTTCAG GTTTGGCTGTGA
- the LOC135108972 gene encoding glucoside xylosyltransferase 1-like isoform X1, protein MRFLYKVLCVLAVVAMVVPLLTRLPHEPLTASFHSKATTEEPEFAIVVCRDKNDSEKDATGFQRQLRQISVLLKSAASLTSETLIFNIVADSYATYETVTNLTASWPAAYRERVVFDEFKEVFYPPGAEDMMNMFRLCATERLFLAQTFEDKDAVVFLDTDTLFLMPPENLWRKVYEFNPHQVIGIAPCLYMYGPRFKKFPTYGSSGLNAGVLVMNLTRLRAFEGGWTENIMHILDKYKTKLSLADQDILNILFSNKTTAKHLYELGCEWNYREKLCSKGRNKCKRAQQLGVGLLHGAALTFVNDKEQKFQAVFDAWERHQLGESEKALLASLRTTLRRQKRSQGCSRLHFIDKILLQGLENTLRGRH, encoded by the exons ATGAGGTTTCTGTATAAGGTGTTGTGCGTGCTGGctgtggtggcgatggtggtgccTCTACTCACCAGACTACCACACGAGCCTCTCACCGCCTCATTCCACAGCAAGG CAACCACTGAAGAGCCTGAGTTTGCCATCGTGGTCTGccgtg ATAAGAATGACAGTGAAAAGGATGCAACGGGTTTCCAGAGACAGCTTCGCCAAATCTCTGTTCTCCTGAAGTCTGCAGCTTCTCTCACCTCCGAAACTCTGAT ATTCAACATCGTGGCGGATTCCTACGCGACGTACGAGACAGTGACGAACCTCACCGCGAGCTGGCCCGCCGCCTACAG AGAACGCGTAGTGTTCGATGAGTTCAAGGAAGTGTTCTACCCGCCCGGTGCTGAGGACATGATGAACATGTTTCGGCTGTGCGCCACGGAGAGGTTGTTTCTGGCGCAGACCTTCGAGGACAAGGACGCCGTGGTGTTCCTGGACACGGACACACTCTTCCTCATGCCCCCCGAGAACCTCTGGCGTAAAGTGTACGAATTCAACCCCCACCAGGTCATTGGCATCGCGCCCTGCCTCTACATGTATGGCCCGAGATTCAAGAAA TTCCCCACGTACGGGTCGAGTGGCCTCAACGCTGGAGTGCTCGTGATGAACCTAACCAGGTTGCGGGCCTTCGAAGGCGGCTGGACAGAAAACATTATGCATATCTTGGACAAGTACAAGACCAAGCTGAGTCTCGCAGACCAGGACATCCTCAACATTCTCTTCAGTAATAAG ACCACGGCCAAGCATCTGTACGAGCTGGGGTGTGAGTGGAACTACCGGGAGAAGCTGTGTTCCAAGGGCAGAAACAAGTGCAAGCGTGCCCAACAGCTCGGGGTGGGTCTGCTGCACGGGGCTGCCCTCACCTTTGTCAACGACAAGGAGCAGAAATTTCAG GCGGTGTTTGATGCGTGGGAGCGACACCAGCTCGGGGAGTCGGAGAAGGCGTTGCTGGCGAGCCTCAGGACAACACTGCGCAGACAGAAGAGGTCTCAGGGCTGCTCCCGCCTACACTTCATTGACAAGATACTGCTGCAAGGATTGGAAAACACGCTGAGAGGACGACACTAA
- the LOC135108972 gene encoding glucoside xylosyltransferase 2-like isoform X4 translates to MRFLYKVLCVLAVVAMVVPLLTRLPHEPLTASFHSKATTEEPEFAIVVCRDKNDSEKDATGFQRQLRQISVLLKSAASLTSETLIFNIVADSYATYETVTNLTASWPAAYRERVVFDEFKEVFYPPGAEDMMNMFRLCATERLFLAQTFEDKDAVVFLDTDTLFLMPPENLWRKVYEFNPHQVIGIAPCLYMYGPRFKKTTAKHLYELGCEWNYREKLCSKGRNKCKRAQQLGVGLLHGAALTFVNDKEQKFQAVFDAWERHQLGESEKALLASLRTTLRRQKRSQGCSRLHFIDKILLQGLENTLRGRH, encoded by the exons ATGAGGTTTCTGTATAAGGTGTTGTGCGTGCTGGctgtggtggcgatggtggtgccTCTACTCACCAGACTACCACACGAGCCTCTCACCGCCTCATTCCACAGCAAGG CAACCACTGAAGAGCCTGAGTTTGCCATCGTGGTCTGccgtg ATAAGAATGACAGTGAAAAGGATGCAACGGGTTTCCAGAGACAGCTTCGCCAAATCTCTGTTCTCCTGAAGTCTGCAGCTTCTCTCACCTCCGAAACTCTGAT ATTCAACATCGTGGCGGATTCCTACGCGACGTACGAGACAGTGACGAACCTCACCGCGAGCTGGCCCGCCGCCTACAG AGAACGCGTAGTGTTCGATGAGTTCAAGGAAGTGTTCTACCCGCCCGGTGCTGAGGACATGATGAACATGTTTCGGCTGTGCGCCACGGAGAGGTTGTTTCTGGCGCAGACCTTCGAGGACAAGGACGCCGTGGTGTTCCTGGACACGGACACACTCTTCCTCATGCCCCCCGAGAACCTCTGGCGTAAAGTGTACGAATTCAACCCCCACCAGGTCATTGGCATCGCGCCCTGCCTCTACATGTATGGCCCGAGATTCAAGAAA ACCACGGCCAAGCATCTGTACGAGCTGGGGTGTGAGTGGAACTACCGGGAGAAGCTGTGTTCCAAGGGCAGAAACAAGTGCAAGCGTGCCCAACAGCTCGGGGTGGGTCTGCTGCACGGGGCTGCCCTCACCTTTGTCAACGACAAGGAGCAGAAATTTCAG GCGGTGTTTGATGCGTGGGAGCGACACCAGCTCGGGGAGTCGGAGAAGGCGTTGCTGGCGAGCCTCAGGACAACACTGCGCAGACAGAAGAGGTCTCAGGGCTGCTCCCGCCTACACTTCATTGACAAGATACTGCTGCAAGGATTGGAAAACACGCTGAGAGGACGACACTAA
- the LOC135108972 gene encoding glucoside xylosyltransferase 1-like isoform X2 translates to MRFLYKVLCVLAVVAMVVPLLTRLPHEPLTASFHSKDKNDSEKDATGFQRQLRQISVLLKSAASLTSETLIFNIVADSYATYETVTNLTASWPAAYRERVVFDEFKEVFYPPGAEDMMNMFRLCATERLFLAQTFEDKDAVVFLDTDTLFLMPPENLWRKVYEFNPHQVIGIAPCLYMYGPRFKKFPTYGSSGLNAGVLVMNLTRLRAFEGGWTENIMHILDKYKTKLSLADQDILNILFSNKTTAKHLYELGCEWNYREKLCSKGRNKCKRAQQLGVGLLHGAALTFVNDKEQKFQAVFDAWERHQLGESEKALLASLRTTLRRQKRSQGCSRLHFIDKILLQGLENTLRGRH, encoded by the exons ATGAGGTTTCTGTATAAGGTGTTGTGCGTGCTGGctgtggtggcgatggtggtgccTCTACTCACCAGACTACCACACGAGCCTCTCACCGCCTCATTCCACAGCAAGG ATAAGAATGACAGTGAAAAGGATGCAACGGGTTTCCAGAGACAGCTTCGCCAAATCTCTGTTCTCCTGAAGTCTGCAGCTTCTCTCACCTCCGAAACTCTGAT ATTCAACATCGTGGCGGATTCCTACGCGACGTACGAGACAGTGACGAACCTCACCGCGAGCTGGCCCGCCGCCTACAG AGAACGCGTAGTGTTCGATGAGTTCAAGGAAGTGTTCTACCCGCCCGGTGCTGAGGACATGATGAACATGTTTCGGCTGTGCGCCACGGAGAGGTTGTTTCTGGCGCAGACCTTCGAGGACAAGGACGCCGTGGTGTTCCTGGACACGGACACACTCTTCCTCATGCCCCCCGAGAACCTCTGGCGTAAAGTGTACGAATTCAACCCCCACCAGGTCATTGGCATCGCGCCCTGCCTCTACATGTATGGCCCGAGATTCAAGAAA TTCCCCACGTACGGGTCGAGTGGCCTCAACGCTGGAGTGCTCGTGATGAACCTAACCAGGTTGCGGGCCTTCGAAGGCGGCTGGACAGAAAACATTATGCATATCTTGGACAAGTACAAGACCAAGCTGAGTCTCGCAGACCAGGACATCCTCAACATTCTCTTCAGTAATAAG ACCACGGCCAAGCATCTGTACGAGCTGGGGTGTGAGTGGAACTACCGGGAGAAGCTGTGTTCCAAGGGCAGAAACAAGTGCAAGCGTGCCCAACAGCTCGGGGTGGGTCTGCTGCACGGGGCTGCCCTCACCTTTGTCAACGACAAGGAGCAGAAATTTCAG GCGGTGTTTGATGCGTGGGAGCGACACCAGCTCGGGGAGTCGGAGAAGGCGTTGCTGGCGAGCCTCAGGACAACACTGCGCAGACAGAAGAGGTCTCAGGGCTGCTCCCGCCTACACTTCATTGACAAGATACTGCTGCAAGGATTGGAAAACACGCTGAGAGGACGACACTAA